A region from the Cryptosporangium arvum DSM 44712 genome encodes:
- a CDS encoding helix-turn-helix transcriptional regulator codes for MLIGRDRELGALRSLLERTAAGRLTLAVVEGAPGAGKTRLLQEFVRIARRRGASTARETDWIDGSGMWRIVASGRGDGPSGPGVGTGPRLLTCEHPQWIHPRVWPELEAIARTVPLLVVLTRRTGASGPELADPHRLVLGPLSGPAVSALLGTLVGAVPDAELRSLAEVAGGNPQALEDLVTGLREEALLGLPAPARLPARTRARLDATLAGLSPTARHLVQVASTLGVRFDVRELAGRLHRSAASLVPAVHEAITSGLVVGVEDALRFRHELVRAAAEESLPRPVRRALRDERAPARRADPATGRGWDGLSEPERRVAALAGCGLTNQQIARRIERSPHTVNFHLRQVFRKLGVASRTELAHTYAASALST; via the coding sequence GTGCTGATCGGACGGGACCGGGAGCTGGGGGCGCTCCGGTCGCTGCTGGAGCGCACGGCGGCCGGTCGGCTGACGCTGGCGGTCGTGGAGGGCGCGCCGGGCGCCGGCAAGACACGGCTGCTGCAGGAGTTCGTCCGGATCGCGCGGCGGCGTGGGGCGTCGACCGCGCGGGAGACCGACTGGATCGACGGCAGCGGCATGTGGCGGATCGTCGCGTCCGGACGCGGCGACGGGCCGTCCGGACCGGGGGTGGGGACCGGGCCGCGGCTGCTCACCTGTGAGCATCCGCAGTGGATCCACCCGCGGGTCTGGCCCGAGCTGGAGGCGATCGCGCGTACGGTCCCGCTCCTGGTGGTGCTGACGCGACGCACCGGGGCGAGCGGGCCCGAGCTCGCCGACCCGCACCGGCTGGTGCTCGGGCCGCTGTCGGGGCCGGCGGTGAGCGCGTTGCTCGGGACGCTCGTCGGCGCGGTTCCGGACGCCGAGTTGCGTTCGCTCGCGGAGGTGGCCGGCGGCAACCCGCAGGCGCTCGAGGACCTGGTGACCGGCCTCCGCGAGGAAGCTCTGCTGGGGCTGCCCGCCCCGGCCCGGCTGCCCGCCAGGACCCGCGCACGGCTCGACGCGACGCTCGCGGGTCTGTCGCCGACGGCACGGCACCTGGTGCAGGTGGCGTCGACCCTCGGAGTGCGGTTCGACGTGCGCGAGCTGGCCGGTCGGCTGCACCGCAGCGCCGCGTCGCTGGTGCCTGCCGTGCACGAGGCGATCACGTCGGGGCTGGTGGTGGGCGTCGAGGACGCGCTGCGGTTCCGGCACGAACTGGTGCGGGCGGCGGCCGAGGAGTCGCTGCCCCGCCCGGTGCGCCGCGCCCTCCGGGACGAACGCGCACCGGCTCGCCGGGCCGACCCGGCGACGGGTCGAGGCTGGGACGGACTGAGCGAACCCGAGCGGCGGGTCGCGGCGCTCGCGGGCTGCGGGCTGACGAATCAGCAGATCGCGCGGCGGATCGAGCGGTCCCCGCACACCGTGAACTTCCACCTGCGCCAGGTCTTCCGGAAGCTCGGCGTCGCCTCGCGGACCGAACTCGCCCACACCTACGCCGCCAGCGCGCTCAGCACCTGA